A stretch of the Luteimonas sp. JM171 genome encodes the following:
- a CDS encoding M14 family metallopeptidase: protein MSTRVGHAAIPAPFSTRLPLAWIIPVVMAGLLSGCATGVSTIAPTLPAESGRAQAGVTLQERREWVFPEDRVRFDNRMPTARLNAVTRAAPYHYLVEILPETTPINPSPWYGFRVTAEKKQDLRIDFHYPGFQHRYDPKLGASNGTWRQATSAEFTPANDGQPASLQVEVGPESLLVFAQPPHSPKNFEDWIDSIEATFPIKRSVVGRSVQGRALHLFEFGGGDNSPLLIIVGRMHPPESTGSGALFGFVETLVADTPQARAFREQVRTVVVPLVNPDGLAEGHWRTNIRGKDLNRDWGPFTEPETQAVARALLERSEGEGRTVAFALDFHSTFRDVLYTVTEDPARVSGGALSRWVAAMRVHTPELEERPSAAAGGSPVFKNWAYCRFGAPAVTYEVGDTTPRAVLVALSRHAAVSLMEILAEDAGRASTASVPTPACMAAAPDDD, encoded by the coding sequence ATGAGCACTCGCGTTGGTCATGCCGCGATTCCAGCGCCCTTTTCCACCCGGCTGCCGCTGGCCTGGATCATTCCAGTTGTCATGGCTGGCCTGCTGTCGGGCTGCGCAACCGGAGTTTCCACCATTGCGCCGACACTGCCGGCGGAATCCGGGCGGGCACAGGCCGGCGTCACTCTGCAGGAACGGCGCGAGTGGGTATTTCCAGAGGATCGCGTCCGATTCGACAATCGCATGCCCACTGCACGCCTGAATGCCGTGACGCGCGCAGCACCATACCACTACCTGGTCGAGATCCTTCCCGAAACCACGCCGATCAACCCCAGTCCATGGTACGGCTTCCGCGTGACAGCCGAAAAGAAGCAAGATCTCCGGATCGACTTCCACTATCCGGGGTTCCAGCACCGTTACGACCCAAAGCTTGGCGCCAGCAACGGTACGTGGCGCCAGGCAACTTCGGCCGAGTTCACACCCGCAAACGATGGCCAGCCCGCCAGCCTGCAGGTCGAGGTGGGTCCGGAATCTTTGCTGGTTTTTGCCCAGCCACCGCATTCACCGAAGAACTTCGAAGACTGGATTGACTCGATCGAGGCGACTTTTCCGATCAAGCGCAGTGTGGTCGGGCGCTCCGTGCAGGGTCGGGCGCTGCACCTGTTCGAGTTTGGCGGCGGCGACAACTCGCCGCTCCTGATCATCGTGGGTCGCATGCACCCTCCGGAAAGCACCGGTTCGGGCGCACTGTTCGGCTTTGTCGAGACCCTGGTCGCCGACACTCCCCAAGCACGCGCATTTCGCGAACAGGTGCGGACTGTGGTGGTGCCTCTGGTCAATCCCGATGGCCTCGCCGAGGGCCACTGGCGCACTAACATCCGCGGCAAAGACCTCAATCGCGACTGGGGACCGTTTACCGAGCCGGAGACCCAAGCAGTCGCACGCGCACTCCTGGAACGAAGCGAAGGCGAAGGCCGAACTGTAGCGTTTGCTCTCGACTTCCACTCCACCTTCCGCGATGTGCTGTATACCGTGACCGAGGATCCCGCGCGCGTGTCGGGCGGCGCGCTCAGTCGCTGGGTCGCGGCAATGCGCGTGCACACGCCTGAGCTGGAGGAACGACCCTCAGCAGCGGCCGGCGGAAGCCCCGTATTCAAGAATTGGGCTTACTGCCGCTTTGGCGCGCCTGCGGTCACCTACGAAGTGGGCGATACCACGCCACGGGCGGTGCTCGTCGCCCTCTCGCGTCACGCCGCGGTGTCGTTGATGGAAATCCTCGCCGAAGACGCAGGGCGGGCTTCAACAGCGTCGGTGCCGACCCCTGCCTGCATGGCCGCAGCTCCCGACGACGACTGA
- a CDS encoding polysaccharide deacetylase family protein translates to MSEGGTLHRVPRRPHAWLALFLPSQLLVALAWWTWGWRIGLPLMMLSHAPFVAAALMPRARLYAPVLSRLPTSAREVWLTIDDGPSDDTLAILDLLDAHRARATFFLVGERAAARPELVAEIDRRGHGIGNHSHSHPQAWFWALGPRRMAREVGEAQRTLAGLTGRSPRWFRSVVGMTNPFVAAPLKRHGLARVAWSARGFDAVRSDPARCAADIDRDLVPGTVILMHEGAPHGRSVEMVGAVLERLQARGYSTVLPAE, encoded by the coding sequence ATGAGCGAAGGGGGAACACTGCATCGCGTTCCGCGCCGCCCGCACGCCTGGCTGGCGCTGTTCCTGCCCTCGCAGCTGCTGGTGGCATTGGCCTGGTGGACGTGGGGCTGGCGCATCGGCCTGCCGCTGATGATGCTCAGCCACGCACCGTTCGTGGCCGCGGCGCTGATGCCGCGGGCGCGGCTGTACGCGCCGGTGCTGTCGCGCCTGCCGACCAGTGCACGCGAGGTGTGGCTGACCATCGACGATGGCCCATCGGATGACACCCTGGCGATCCTCGACCTGCTGGACGCCCACCGCGCCAGGGCCACGTTCTTCCTCGTTGGCGAGCGTGCGGCGGCGCGGCCGGAGCTGGTGGCCGAGATCGACCGGCGCGGCCACGGCATCGGCAACCACAGCCACAGCCATCCGCAGGCGTGGTTCTGGGCGCTGGGTCCGCGGCGCATGGCGCGCGAGGTGGGCGAGGCCCAGCGGACCCTGGCCGGGCTCACGGGCCGGTCGCCGCGCTGGTTCCGCTCCGTGGTGGGCATGACCAACCCCTTCGTCGCCGCGCCGCTCAAGCGCCATGGCCTGGCGCGGGTGGCGTGGAGCGCGCGCGGCTTCGACGCCGTGCGCAGCGACCCGGCGCGCTGCGCCGCCGACATCGATCGCGACCTCGTCCCCGGCACCGTCATCCTCATGCACGAAGGCGCGCCGCACGGGCGCAGCGTGGAGATGGTCGGGGCGGTGCTGGAGCGGCTCCAGGCGCGCGGCTATTCCACCGTGCTGCCCGCGGAGTGA
- a CDS encoding SGNH/GDSL hydrolase family protein has product MPDDPAAPAARRPLRYLALGDSYTIGEGVAAGGAWPMQLARALRGEGVPLQDPEVIATTGWTTDELDAAVSAASPARDFDLASLLIGVNNQYRGRDVEEYARQFQALLDRAIGFAGGAPGRTFVLSIPDWGVTPFAARSGRDLDAIARELDAFNAIAAKLGAGRGVAFVDITPLSRARGAEPSMLAGDGLHPSAAMYTLWMERALPVARQLLQHAS; this is encoded by the coding sequence ATGCCCGACGATCCTGCAGCTCCCGCCGCCCGCCGCCCCCTGCGCTATCTGGCGCTGGGCGATTCCTACACGATCGGCGAAGGGGTCGCGGCCGGCGGTGCCTGGCCGATGCAGCTGGCGCGGGCGCTGCGCGGCGAGGGGGTGCCGCTGCAGGACCCCGAGGTGATCGCCACCACTGGATGGACGACCGATGAGCTGGACGCGGCGGTCAGCGCCGCGTCGCCGGCCCGGGATTTCGACCTGGCCAGCCTGCTGATAGGGGTCAACAACCAGTACCGGGGGCGGGATGTGGAGGAATACGCCCGCCAATTCCAGGCGCTGCTCGATCGCGCGATCGGGTTTGCCGGCGGCGCGCCGGGGCGCACATTCGTGCTGTCGATCCCGGACTGGGGAGTGACCCCGTTCGCGGCCCGGTCGGGACGCGACCTGGACGCGATCGCGCGCGAACTCGACGCGTTCAATGCCATCGCGGCGAAGCTGGGCGCCGGGCGCGGGGTGGCGTTCGTGGACATCACGCCCCTCAGCCGCGCCCGCGGCGCCGAGCCCTCGATGCTGGCCGGCGACGGACTGCACCCCTCCGCCGCCATGTACACGCTTTGGATGGAGCGCGCCCTGCCGGTGGCCCGGCAGCTGCTGCAGCATGCGTCCTGA
- a CDS encoding methyltransferase domain-containing protein — translation MDRARSKAIARAFAPRRLLGNRHDFFYTLIKLRSDPLYPGVLAALRGTRAPVLDLGCGLGLLAHALRQDGQEQCYRGVDIDAAKIARGARVAADCGLRDVRLEVMDVGVETPDHSGSVTILDVLQFLSPQEQDALLVKVAGMIAPRGRLVIRTGLQDETGRSRTSRVSDHFANLVGWMQERPRSYPTAAGLRGTLEGAGLQVSLAPLYGNTPFNNWLLVATPDLPA, via the coding sequence CTGGATCGCGCGCGCAGCAAGGCCATCGCCCGGGCGTTTGCGCCGAGGCGATTGCTCGGCAACCGCCACGACTTCTTCTACACCCTGATCAAGCTGCGCAGCGATCCGCTGTATCCGGGCGTGCTGGCTGCGCTGCGCGGGACCCGCGCGCCGGTGCTGGACCTGGGCTGCGGGCTGGGGCTGCTGGCCCACGCGTTGCGCCAGGACGGCCAGGAGCAGTGCTACCGCGGCGTGGACATCGACGCCGCCAAGATCGCGCGCGGCGCACGCGTGGCCGCGGATTGCGGGCTGCGCGACGTGCGGCTGGAGGTGATGGACGTTGGCGTGGAGACGCCCGACCACTCCGGCAGCGTCACCATCCTGGACGTGCTGCAGTTCCTCTCGCCGCAGGAACAGGACGCGCTGCTGGTGAAGGTGGCCGGGATGATCGCACCGCGCGGGCGGCTGGTGATCCGTACCGGCCTGCAGGATGAAACCGGGCGCAGCCGCACCAGCCGGGTCAGCGACCACTTCGCCAACCTGGTGGGCTGGATGCAGGAACGCCCGCGCAGCTATCCCACCGCCGCCGGCCTGCGCGGGACCCTGGAAGGCGCCGGCCTGCAGGTTTCGCTGGCGCCGCTGTACGGCAACACGCCGTTCAACAACTGGCTGCTGGTGGCCACGCCCGACCTGCCCGCCTGA
- the ggt gene encoding gamma-glutamyltransferase, giving the protein MLRNAARKGAALFAGCLLTLSLAVSAQTRQLLNYEAIHKPAAGTAGMVVSQNEAASRAGAQVLRDGGNAVDAAVATAFVLAVTLPRAGNIGGDGFMLVHLAGTDDYTAIDYRSAAPALATLDAYVGEDGELQGHSAGIRSAGVPGTVAGLALAHEKYGRLPWKRLLEPAIAMARDGIVLSADEAFALEWGQERLARSEAGAAVFLDADGAALRAGERLVQADLAWTLQRIADYGAQDFYRGEIADRIDAGVRRLGGLLRKEDLAAYRAIERVPLRTSYRGLDVVTMPPASGGGAGIVATLNLLEQFDLASMGGGSADALHVFAEASKLAWRDRLAHVGDTGFLDVPLEGLAAKSYAAERARLIDMRRATPAVDVGPGDPWAHEGPDTTHFSVVDGDGNVVSNTYTIGADFGSGVMIEGTGFLLGNLIGNFSLRAQLEALREGRPPPPNAMQPGRRPVSSMAPTMLARDGKPWLVTGSPGGNTIPGTIVQTIINVVDFGMNLAEATMAPRVHQHISGEGTLQVERGLSPDTLRLLTERGHAISSGQTIGSTQMLLIGLERVEGASDPRRPGAAAIAQ; this is encoded by the coding sequence ATGCTCCGGAACGCAGCCCGCAAGGGCGCGGCCCTGTTCGCGGGCTGCCTGTTGACGCTTTCGCTTGCGGTATCGGCACAGACCCGGCAGCTGCTCAACTACGAGGCCATCCACAAGCCGGCAGCGGGCACTGCCGGGATGGTGGTGAGCCAGAACGAGGCCGCCAGCCGCGCCGGCGCGCAGGTGCTGCGTGATGGCGGCAACGCCGTGGACGCGGCGGTCGCGACCGCGTTCGTGCTGGCGGTGACCCTGCCGCGCGCCGGCAACATCGGCGGCGATGGCTTCATGCTGGTCCACCTGGCGGGGACGGACGATTACACCGCGATCGACTACCGCTCGGCCGCGCCGGCACTGGCCACCCTGGACGCCTACGTGGGTGAAGACGGCGAGCTGCAGGGGCATTCCGCCGGCATCCGTTCGGCGGGCGTGCCGGGCACGGTGGCGGGCCTGGCGCTGGCCCACGAAAAGTATGGCCGGCTCCCCTGGAAGCGGCTGCTGGAGCCCGCGATCGCAATGGCCCGGGATGGCATCGTGCTGAGCGCGGACGAGGCGTTCGCGCTGGAGTGGGGCCAGGAGCGGCTGGCGCGCAGCGAAGCAGGGGCGGCCGTGTTCCTGGACGCGGACGGCGCGGCGCTGCGCGCCGGCGAACGCCTGGTGCAGGCGGACCTGGCGTGGACGCTGCAGCGGATCGCAGACTACGGCGCGCAGGATTTCTACCGGGGCGAGATCGCCGACCGGATTGACGCGGGCGTGCGCAGGCTCGGGGGCCTGTTGCGCAAGGAGGACCTGGCGGCCTACCGCGCCATCGAACGCGTGCCGCTCCGCACCAGCTACCGCGGCCTGGACGTGGTCACCATGCCGCCGGCCAGCGGCGGCGGGGCGGGCATCGTCGCCACCCTCAACCTGCTCGAACAGTTCGACCTGGCTTCGATGGGCGGCGGCTCCGCCGACGCACTGCACGTGTTCGCGGAGGCCAGCAAGCTGGCATGGCGCGACCGGCTGGCCCATGTCGGCGATACCGGCTTCCTCGACGTGCCGCTGGAAGGCCTGGCGGCCAAGAGCTATGCGGCGGAGCGCGCCCGCCTGATCGACATGCGGCGCGCCACGCCCGCTGTCGACGTGGGCCCCGGCGACCCGTGGGCCCACGAGGGCCCGGACACGACCCATTTCTCGGTGGTCGATGGCGACGGCAATGTCGTCAGCAACACCTACACCATCGGTGCGGATTTCGGTTCGGGCGTGATGATCGAGGGCACCGGGTTCCTGCTTGGCAACCTGATCGGCAATTTCTCGCTGCGCGCGCAGCTCGAGGCGCTGCGCGAGGGCCGGCCGCCGCCACCCAACGCGATGCAGCCGGGCCGCCGGCCCGTCTCGAGCATGGCGCCGACGATGCTGGCACGCGATGGCAAGCCGTGGCTGGTCACCGGCAGCCCGGGCGGCAACACCATCCCGGGCACCATCGTGCAGACCATCATCAACGTGGTTGATTTCGGCATGAACCTCGCCGAAGCCACGATGGCGCCGCGGGTCCATCAGCACATATCCGGCGAGGGCACGCTGCAGGTCGAGCGCGGCCTGAGCCCGGACACGCTTCGACTCCTCACCGAACGGGGCCATGCCATCTCCTCCGGCCAGACGATCGGGAGCACCCAGATGCTGCTGATCGGGCTGGAGCGGGTCGAGGGCGCTTCGGATCCCCGCAGGCCCGGGGCGGCTGCAATTGCCCAGTAA
- the grxD gene encoding Grx4 family monothiol glutaredoxin, with translation MSLDPAVRARIDSLLGDNRVVLFMKGQPQMPQCGFSAKAAGVLNGLGVEYAHVDVLSDPEIREGIKVYGNWPTIPQLYIGGELVGGSDIIEEMANSGELNEALGLPPPDRTPPANVTVTEAAAEMLRNALAESGPGNALALSIDANFRPNFQIARSSPNAIAVETAGLRIQFDPASARRADNITIDWVDDMRGKGLAIDNPNAPKPGPQVPQLSAAEADARVRAGKLTLVDVRRAPERAHASVNVPHETLEGDGRARLEALPKDTPLAFMCHTGVSSRQAAAHFIALGFTEVYNVEGGIEAWATTVDTSIARY, from the coding sequence ATGAGCCTGGATCCCGCCGTTCGCGCCCGAATCGACAGCCTGCTGGGCGATAACCGCGTCGTCTTGTTCATGAAGGGCCAGCCGCAGATGCCCCAGTGCGGGTTCTCGGCCAAGGCAGCCGGCGTGCTCAACGGGCTGGGCGTCGAATACGCCCACGTGGACGTGCTCTCCGATCCCGAGATCCGCGAGGGCATCAAGGTCTACGGCAACTGGCCGACCATCCCGCAGCTGTACATCGGCGGCGAGCTGGTGGGCGGGAGCGACATCATCGAGGAGATGGCCAACAGCGGCGAGCTCAACGAGGCGCTGGGCCTGCCCCCGCCCGACCGCACCCCGCCCGCCAACGTCACCGTGACCGAGGCCGCGGCCGAAATGCTGCGCAACGCGCTGGCCGAATCCGGCCCGGGCAATGCGCTGGCCCTGTCGATCGACGCCAACTTCCGCCCCAATTTCCAGATCGCCAGGTCCAGCCCGAACGCGATCGCGGTGGAGACCGCGGGGCTGCGCATCCAGTTTGACCCGGCCAGCGCGCGCCGCGCCGACAACATCACCATCGACTGGGTCGATGACATGCGCGGCAAGGGGCTGGCCATCGACAACCCCAACGCGCCCAAGCCCGGCCCGCAGGTGCCGCAGCTGTCGGCGGCCGAGGCCGACGCGCGCGTGCGCGCCGGCAAGCTCACCCTGGTGGATGTGCGCCGCGCCCCCGAGCGCGCCCACGCCTCGGTCAACGTGCCGCACGAGACGCTAGAGGGCGACGGCCGCGCTCGCCTGGAAGCCCTGCCCAAGGACACGCCGCTGGCCTTCATGTGCCACACCGGGGTGAGCAGCCGCCAGGCGGCCGCGCACTTCATCGCCCTGGGCTTCACCGAGGTCTACAACGTGGAAGGCGGCATCGAGGCCTGGGCCACCACGGTCGATACCTCGATCGCGCGCTACTGA
- a CDS encoding DUF924 family protein codes for MTTAAEMVSFWREAGMQKWFNGGEEFDRECESRFYAAHMAAARREYEGWLDDAEGALALLVLLDQIPRNIFRGTGHAYASDGLALHYARRAVEAGLDAQVEPGLRAFVYLPFEHSEDIADQRRAVDLFRALGDEVSLDYAIRHLEVIERFGRFPHRNRALGRVSTPAEQEWLDAGGGF; via the coding sequence ATGACGACGGCGGCCGAAATGGTGTCGTTCTGGCGGGAAGCGGGAATGCAGAAGTGGTTCAACGGCGGCGAGGAGTTTGACCGCGAGTGCGAGTCACGCTTCTACGCGGCCCACATGGCGGCGGCGCGCCGCGAGTACGAGGGCTGGCTGGATGACGCCGAAGGCGCGCTGGCGCTGCTGGTGCTGCTCGACCAGATCCCGCGCAACATCTTCCGCGGCACCGGCCACGCCTACGCCAGCGACGGGCTGGCGCTGCACTACGCCAGGCGTGCGGTGGAGGCGGGGCTGGATGCGCAGGTGGAACCCGGGCTGCGCGCGTTCGTGTACCTGCCGTTCGAGCATTCCGAGGACATCGCCGACCAACGCCGGGCGGTGGACCTGTTCCGCGCCCTGGGCGACGAGGTGTCGCTGGACTACGCCATCCGGCACCTGGAAGTGATCGAACGCTTCGGCCGCTTCCCCCACCGCAACCGCGCCCTGGGCCGGGTGAGCACGCCCGCGGAACAGGAATGGCTCGACGCCGGCGGCGGATTCTGA
- a CDS encoding gamma-glutamyltransferase family protein, producing the protein MDVLEAGGSAIDAAIAVQAMLGLVEPQSSGLAGGAFLLHYRAADGRIDAYLGRERAPSAADASLFLDAAGNPLPRSEAMLSGRATGVPGVLPALEAAHADHGRLPWSGLFSSAADTAMSGFVVTPRLEQHIDGQFPQASAPDVIMLFTGPDGKPLRSGELMRNPAYADTLREIAARGAAALQTGPLADAILERINAPPGPSPMQAADLAGYRAERAEPLCRTVRAHLVCVPPPPSSGVGLLQLLLLLEGTDIADRSTEDPLAWLTFAEASRVMYADRDHYVGDPDFVQVPIEGMLEATYVDQRRRLIGDRAATGAFAPGKPAGAPENAGDSTVEPAGTSHFVVVDGEGNAVSMTTTIESYFGSGRVVGGMLLNNQLTDFSWQPGGAAANAVAPRKRPRSSMSPVIVLGPQGDFAGAIGSPGGNAIPAYIGKTLLGWLFWDLPLDQAITLPNLVARGARFNGEADAFTPALRLGLEELGVQVQPGSGEDSGLHGVQLRDGYLYGAADPRREGSVAPATAIPARSIESDAGIRP; encoded by the coding sequence ATGGACGTGCTGGAAGCGGGTGGCAGCGCGATCGACGCCGCGATCGCGGTGCAGGCGATGCTGGGCCTGGTGGAACCGCAGAGCTCGGGACTGGCGGGAGGCGCGTTCCTGCTCCACTACCGCGCCGCCGACGGGCGCATCGACGCGTACCTCGGCCGGGAGCGCGCGCCGTCCGCGGCCGACGCCTCGCTGTTCCTGGATGCGGCCGGCAATCCGCTGCCACGGTCGGAGGCGATGCTCAGCGGGCGTGCCACCGGCGTGCCGGGGGTGCTGCCGGCGCTGGAGGCCGCGCACGCCGACCACGGCCGGCTGCCGTGGTCGGGGCTGTTCTCGTCCGCAGCCGACACCGCCATGTCCGGTTTCGTGGTGACCCCGCGCCTGGAGCAGCACATCGACGGGCAGTTCCCCCAGGCGTCGGCGCCAGATGTGATCATGCTGTTCACCGGCCCCGATGGAAAACCGCTGCGCAGCGGCGAGCTGATGCGCAATCCCGCCTATGCGGACACCTTGCGCGAGATTGCCGCCCGCGGCGCGGCCGCCCTGCAGACCGGGCCGCTCGCCGACGCCATCCTGGAGCGGATCAATGCACCCCCGGGCCCCTCGCCGATGCAGGCTGCGGACCTGGCCGGCTATCGCGCCGAAAGGGCAGAGCCGCTGTGCCGCACCGTCCGTGCACACCTGGTGTGCGTACCGCCGCCGCCCTCCAGCGGCGTCGGCCTGCTGCAGCTGCTGTTGCTGCTTGAGGGCACCGATATCGCCGACCGGTCAACGGAGGATCCACTGGCCTGGCTCACCTTCGCCGAGGCCAGCCGGGTGATGTACGCCGACCGCGACCACTACGTGGGCGATCCGGACTTCGTCCAGGTGCCGATCGAGGGCATGCTCGAGGCCACCTATGTCGACCAGCGCCGGCGCCTGATCGGGGATCGTGCCGCGACGGGAGCTTTCGCTCCCGGCAAGCCCGCCGGCGCCCCCGAAAACGCGGGCGACAGCACGGTCGAGCCCGCCGGCACCAGCCATTTCGTGGTGGTCGACGGCGAAGGCAACGCGGTGTCGATGACCACCACGATCGAGTCGTACTTCGGCTCAGGACGGGTGGTCGGCGGGATGCTGCTCAACAACCAGCTCACCGATTTCTCATGGCAGCCCGGCGGCGCCGCTGCCAACGCGGTCGCGCCGCGCAAGCGGCCGCGCTCATCGATGTCACCGGTGATCGTGCTCGGTCCGCAGGGCGATTTCGCCGGTGCGATCGGTTCGCCCGGCGGCAATGCCATCCCGGCCTACATCGGCAAGACCCTGCTCGGATGGCTGTTCTGGGACCTGCCGCTGGACCAGGCCATCACCCTGCCCAACCTGGTGGCGCGAGGCGCGCGCTTCAACGGCGAAGCCGACGCGTTCACGCCCGCGCTGCGACTTGGCCTGGAAGAACTGGGCGTGCAGGTGCAGCCCGGCAGCGGCGAGGACTCGGGCCTGCACGGGGTACAGCTGCGGGACGGATACCTGTACGGCGCAGCGGACCCGCGCCGCGAGGGCAGCGTGGCGCCTGCCACCGCCATCCCTGCAAGGAGCATTGAGAGCGATGCCGGCATCCGCCCCTGA
- a CDS encoding LysR family transcriptional regulator, translating into MRLRHIEVFYAVYTAGSISAAARSLHVSQPSVSKVLRHAESQLGFELFSLVRGRLVATDEAHQLFAEVKEIFERMGSLRKTVANIRNMDGGHIRLAVVPSLGLHVAPSAITRYRQRFPQVTFDVQTLHHNDVFQALYERECDIAFAYMPPMHPRMQRRRLASGELVLLFDRASLPDPEDRIPVSRLDGRDMVGLANSGPISDLIEHTLESKQIKVHEVVSNQTYYLAAALTRYGAGMSIIDEFTARASAANRLEFRPLEPAMRFQIECVYLEDRPPSHLAEAFIEEFRGSLNAAKGKPVARSKIRSAEK; encoded by the coding sequence ATGCGTCTTCGCCATATTGAAGTTTTCTACGCCGTCTATACCGCAGGATCCATCAGCGCCGCTGCCCGTTCGCTGCACGTCTCCCAACCCTCCGTAAGCAAGGTGCTCCGGCACGCAGAAAGCCAGCTGGGGTTCGAACTGTTCAGCCTGGTGCGCGGCCGCCTGGTGGCCACCGACGAGGCCCACCAGCTGTTTGCCGAGGTCAAGGAAATCTTCGAGCGGATGGGTTCACTGCGCAAGACGGTGGCCAACATCCGCAACATGGATGGTGGCCACATACGCCTCGCGGTGGTCCCGTCGCTTGGCCTGCACGTGGCCCCAAGCGCGATCACCCGCTACCGGCAGCGGTTCCCGCAGGTCACCTTCGATGTCCAGACCCTGCACCACAACGATGTCTTCCAGGCGTTGTACGAGCGCGAGTGCGACATCGCGTTCGCCTACATGCCGCCCATGCATCCCCGGATGCAGCGCCGCCGGCTGGCCAGCGGGGAACTGGTGCTGCTGTTCGACCGTGCGTCGCTCCCCGACCCGGAAGACAGGATTCCGGTTTCACGCCTGGATGGTCGGGACATGGTCGGGCTGGCCAACAGCGGGCCGATCAGCGACCTCATCGAACACACCCTCGAATCAAAGCAGATCAAGGTCCACGAAGTGGTCTCCAACCAGACCTACTACCTGGCCGCGGCGTTGACCCGCTATGGCGCGGGCATGAGTATCATCGATGAGTTCACCGCCCGTGCCAGCGCGGCGAACCGACTGGAGTTCCGTCCGCTCGAACCCGCCATGCGTTTCCAGATCGAATGCGTGTATCTGGAGGACCGCCCGCCTTCCCACCTGGCCGAAGCATTCATCGAGGAATTCCGAGGGTCCCTGAACGCCGCCAAGGGCAAGCCCGTCGCCAGATCCAAAATCCGGTCGGCAGAAAAATGA
- a CDS encoding FAD-dependent oxidoreductase — MPASAPDVTVLGAGVVGVATAWAAARRGLSVELVDRAEGPAQEASHANGGQLSYAYTDAMAGPALWKQLPGILGGRDPAFRLRLAGRRAIWPWGLSLLTNATANRMRRNTLRTLGMAQDSQRAMQELLERHPIEFTHRTAGKLHLYFSEATLRAGARMVELKRPHGVEQRTLDPGEAIGIEPALEQVSGIHGAVYSPEEAVGDPWLFSTGLLETLCAHYPVRTRFGFDVRSLRRQGGRWQLDSREDDTCHARHLIVCTGVESASLLRPLGIRLPLMAIKGYSLTAPRGPRAPATSITDTSRKLVFCRLGDQVRIAGMADINNWDPSVDPARFEQFLALARQSLPEAADYSRIQSRWAGLRPSTPDSVPIIANLREGLTCNVGHGMLGWTLAMGSAEQALQAALAEDPPRLAGRGSMA, encoded by the coding sequence ATGCCGGCATCCGCCCCTGACGTCACTGTCCTCGGCGCGGGCGTGGTCGGCGTGGCCACCGCCTGGGCAGCGGCCCGGCGCGGCCTGTCGGTGGAACTGGTGGACCGGGCGGAGGGTCCGGCCCAGGAGGCTTCCCATGCCAACGGGGGCCAGCTCAGCTATGCGTATACGGACGCCATGGCCGGCCCGGCGCTGTGGAAGCAGCTGCCGGGCATCCTCGGCGGCAGGGATCCGGCGTTCCGGCTGCGGCTTGCCGGTCGCCGGGCCATCTGGCCCTGGGGCCTGTCGCTGCTGACCAACGCCACCGCCAACCGGATGCGGCGCAACACCCTCCGCACCCTGGGCATGGCCCAGGATTCCCAGCGCGCGATGCAGGAGTTGCTGGAGCGCCATCCCATCGAATTCACCCACCGGACCGCCGGCAAACTGCACCTGTACTTCAGCGAGGCCACCCTGCGGGCGGGAGCCCGGATGGTCGAGCTCAAGCGTCCACATGGCGTTGAGCAGCGCACCCTGGACCCGGGGGAAGCCATCGGGATCGAACCCGCACTGGAACAGGTCTCCGGCATCCACGGCGCCGTGTACTCCCCGGAGGAAGCGGTCGGCGACCCGTGGCTGTTCTCCACCGGGCTGCTTGAAACACTGTGCGCCCACTATCCGGTGCGGACCCGCTTCGGGTTCGACGTCCGGTCCCTCCGTCGTCAGGGCGGCCGCTGGCAGCTCGACTCCCGTGAGGACGACACGTGCCATGCCCGTCACCTGATCGTCTGCACCGGGGTGGAAAGCGCGTCGCTGCTGCGGCCGCTGGGAATCCGCCTGCCCCTGATGGCGATCAAGGGGTACTCGCTCACCGCGCCCCGCGGGCCGCGCGCACCGGCGACGAGCATCACCGACACCTCCCGCAAACTGGTCTTCTGCAGGCTCGGCGACCAGGTCCGGATCGCCGGCATGGCGGACATCAACAACTGGGATCCGTCGGTCGACCCGGCCCGGTTCGAACAGTTCCTGGCGCTGGCGCGCCAGTCCCTGCCCGAGGCGGCCGATTACTCGCGGATCCAGAGCCGGTGGGCAGGCCTGCGCCCATCCACTCCCGATTCCGTCCCGATCATCGCCAACCTCAGGGAAGGCCTGACCTGCAATGTTGGGCACGGGATGCTCGGCTGGACCCTGGCCATGGGCAGCGCCGAACAGGCGCTGCAGGCAGCCCTGGCTGAAGACCCACCGCGCTTGGCCGGGCGCGGATCCATGGCCTAG